In Euphorbia lathyris chromosome 9, ddEupLath1.1, whole genome shotgun sequence, the following are encoded in one genomic region:
- the LOC136206990 gene encoding 26S proteasome regulatory subunit 10B homolog A-like isoform X1 — protein sequence MEILKIHAAGIAKHGEIDYEAVVILAEGFNGADLRNVCTEAGMSAIRAERDYVIHEDFMKTVRKLNEAKKLESSSHYNADIGTYKLVFFYLIMENNHLQLELEGMIEKKNSFVKLLLLCLILNALIMVWLRLYPAFIL from the exons ATGGAAATTCTAAAGATCCATGCAGCAGGCATTGCAAAACATGGGGAGATTGACTATGAGGCTGTTGTGATACTTGCAGAG GGTTTCAATGGAGCTGATCTCCGCAATGTTTGCACTGAAGCTGGAATGTCAGCAATCCGTGCAGAACGTGATTATGTTATCCATGAAGATTTTATGAAG ACTGTAAGGAAGCTTAACGAGGCAAAGAAACTGGAGTCAAGCTCACACTATAATGCAGATATTGGAACTTATAAATTAGTGttcttttatttgattatgGAGAATAATCATTTGCAATTGGAACTTGAAGGTatgatagaaaaaaaaaacagttttgtAAAGCTACTACTACTATGTTTGATTTTAAATGCATTGATAATGGTCTGGTTACGTCTATATCCTGCATTCATATTATAG
- the LOC136206990 gene encoding 26S proteasome regulatory subunit 10B homolog A-like isoform X2 — MEILKIHAAGIAKHGEIDYEAVVILAEGFNGADLRNVCTEAGMSAIRAERDYVIHEDFMKTVRKLNEAKKLESSSHYNADIGTYKLVFFYLIMENNHLQLELEDCVEEIDAQRMFGYALFKDGKHT, encoded by the exons ATGGAAATTCTAAAGATCCATGCAGCAGGCATTGCAAAACATGGGGAGATTGACTATGAGGCTGTTGTGATACTTGCAGAG GGTTTCAATGGAGCTGATCTCCGCAATGTTTGCACTGAAGCTGGAATGTCAGCAATCCGTGCAGAACGTGATTATGTTATCCATGAAGATTTTATGAAG ACTGTAAGGAAGCTTAACGAGGCAAAGAAACTGGAGTCAAGCTCACACTATAATGCAGATATTGGAACTTATAAATTAGTGttcttttatttgattatgGAGAATAATCATTTGCAATTGGAACTTGAAG ATTGTGTGGAAGAAATTGATGCACAGCGGATGTTTGGTTATGCTCTTTTCAAGGATGGAAAACATACCTAA
- the LOC136206130 gene encoding E3 ubiquitin-protein ligase HAKAI homolog, with translation MLIRLSKPSSESGGGIVKPLPADTVTVACPDHLVLADLPVAKGIGASTAATTVKTVGRRSRRQLGERVHFCVRCDFPIAIYGRLSPCEHAFCLDCARSDSMCYLCDDRIQKIQTIKIMEGIFICAAPHCLKSFLKRTEFESHIQESHADLLHPNPEKENGDDSEVQSTKHYSVSDSNIRVSSRSNIAPGSNAQFMDSDDKARRQQPREQSLPRPMMQPRSYFGPGQNYPPESQPDNNRPPGFDRPGIQNPFQQSMQGGPQESNQFSDKQPGMLSDTDYPPMHPIQPPNFGVPMNSNPMMPPQYGLPPFQPEGGQPFYGAHYEMGQMARPDLAPETGAEQGSLLGYGPGPAGANFMANYPQPWNSGSTPGGQGIPDGFPNPSDSRGNVGFYQGEYGRNQGMMPPPPPSANKGGEAVQGGNIMEGKGILAPQPFSHPLPPPPPLHHSSQPKRGKYYSGDMGHDGQGFGWQHENRDGYGNVQE, from the exons ATGTTAATTCGGCTTAGCAAGCCATCATCAGAAAGTGGCGGTGGCATTGTGAAGCCTCTGCCTGCGGATACTGTAACTGTCGCCTGCCCTGACCACCTTGTCCTTGCTGATCTCCCAGTAGCAAAGGGCATTGGAGCTTCCACTGCTGCCACTACTGTCAAGACCGTAGGTCGCAGGTCCAGACGCCAACTTGGTGAACGTGTTCACTTCTGTGTCCGTTGTGATTTTCCAATTGCCATCTATGGACGTCTG AGCCCCTGTGAGCATGCCTTCTGCCTTGATTGTGCTCGAAGCGATTCAATGTGCTATCT TTGTGATGATCGAATCCAGAAGATTCAGACAATTAAAATAATGGAGGGAATTTTCATCTGTGCAGCCCCTCACTGTCTCAAATCGTTTTTGAAGAGGACTGAGTTTGAATCTCATATTCAGGAGAGCCATGCTGACCTTCTACATCCAAATCCAGAGAAGGAGAATGGTGATGACTCGGAGGTTCAAAGCACTAAACACTATTCAGTTTCAGATTCCAATATTCGAGTTTCCTCGAGGTCAAATATTGCTCCTGGTTCAAATGCTCAGTTTATGGATTCTGATGATAAAGCTCGTAGACAGCAGCCTAGAGAGCAATCACTTCCTAGGCCAATGATGCAACCGAGATCCTATTTTGGTCCAGGTCAAAATTATCCACCGGAGTCCCAGCCTGACAACAATCGTCCCCCAGGATTCGACCGGCCTGGCATCCAGAATCCTTTCCAGCAAAGCATGCAGGGCGGCCCACAAGAATCGAACCAGTTTTCAGACAAGCAGCCGGGAATGTTATCCGACACTGATTACCCGCCCATGCATCCCATTCAACCTCCTAATTTCGGTGTACCTATGAATTCAAATCCAATGATGCCTCCTCAATATGGTCTTCCTCCTTTCCAACCTGAAGGAGGACAGCCATTTTACGGTGCGCACTATGAAATGGGACAGATGGCTAGGCCAGATTTAGCACCAGAAACTGGAGCCGAACAAGGATCCTTGTTGGGTTATGGACCAGGTCCTGCAGGTGCGAATTTTATGGCAAATTATCCTCAGCCTTGGAACAGTGGATCAACACCTGGGGGTCAAGGAATTCCAGATGGTTTTCCAAACCCATCAGATTCAAGGGGAAATGTTGGGTTTTATCAAGGTGAGTATGGGCGGAATCAAGGAATGATGCCTCCGCCTCCACCATCTGCGAACAAGGGAGGAGAAGCTGTGCAGGGTGGCAACATAATGGAAGGGAAAGGTATATTGGCACCGCAACCATTTTCACATCCGCTGCCGCCTCCTCCGCCATTACATCATTCATCACAGCCTAAAAGAGGCAAGTATTATTCCGGTGATATGGGTCATGATGGACAAGGGTTCGGGTGGCAGCACGAGAACCGTGATGGCTATGGAAATGTCCAGGAGTGA